One Branchiostoma floridae strain S238N-H82 chromosome 1, Bfl_VNyyK, whole genome shotgun sequence genomic region harbors:
- the LOC118430589 gene encoding cyclin-K-like (The sequence of the model RefSeq protein was modified relative to this genomic sequence to represent the inferred CDS: added 68 bases not found in genome assembly) — protein sequence MPCWYYEKKDLLCSPSATAGVDYATECRYRREGARFIIDAGTALGLKPQTFATGVVYFHRFYMFHTFKDFNRYVTGACCLFLAGKVEETPKKCRDIIKTARALLNDKQFAPFGDDPKVQQEEVMTLERILLQTIKFDLQVEHPYMYILKYAKSLKEDAQSLTLDKNKLHKLVQMAWTFVNDSLCTTLCLQWEPQIIAIAIMHLAGRLTKFDMLGAVQSNADKPVKNWWDRFEEDVSLELLEDICHQVLDLYSQPQGISTPSPPPSPASRPAKRPRIESPGQMEPKPSTQAAANGVPSAERAEFSADDSSQEAVPSSSTQSYHSAPTSSTSSVKSSPVEPQSTANTELVSMDISESSNPPIEQNPAPSSSTQLPTLQASASSTSVHQQVPYSYKAGGYTSQIPSASSMPAAPDSKPPPPTQSYTQPPPPSHQPGFPPPGHPPPNYPPPNVPPPNYPPPVPPPGPPPHNTAAPPPNFPQGVPPDPSLSQTTGTTSYLPKGTGDVNFGQQSSTGSYSSQGTGVGAASSSYGADGSSMGTGGATGYSQQGTGYGTSQANFAQQGAPPRGMYGAKGGDNFGNAQSGHYQQAGGYGTSGAGASGYGSSGGNFGQQAGAYGAGAGGTNYGQPAGNTAYNQSGGYPGSGTYQGGPGKGGGYSGGGYSDGSNQFSSTPYKPPHTPTTPGYPTPPMGGSSSFQPRGPHYDTPRGPPPTGQNNSSAPSAGLPSIRITGRDGMWNRRDSRGGWNR from the exons ATGCCCTGCTGGTACTATGAGAAGAAGGACCTGTTGTGCTCACCCTCTGCAACTGCTGGGGTGGACTACGCTACAGAGTGTAGATACAGGAGGGAGGGAGCCAGATTCATCATTGATGCAGGAACAGCTCTGGGATT AAAACCACAAACCTTTGCTACTGGAGTTGTATATTTCCACAGATTCTATATGTTTCACACATTCAAGGATTTCAACAGATAC GTCACTGGTGCTTGTTGTCTGTTCCTGGCCGGGAAGGTAGAGGAGACACCCAAGAAATGTAGAGACATTATCAAAACAGCACGGGCCTTGCTGAACGACAAGCAGTTTGCTCCTTTTGGTGATGATCCAAAAGTACAGCAG GAGGAGGTGATGACACTGGAGAGGATCCTCCTGCAGACCATCAAGTTTGACCTGCAGGTGGAGcatccctacatgtacatcctcaAGTATGCCAAGTCACTCAAAG AAGATGCCCAGTCTCTGACTCTAGACAAGAATAAGCTGCACAAGCTGGTGCAGATGGCATGGACATTTGTTAATGACAG CCTGTGTACGACCCTGTGTCTACAATGGGAGCCACAGATCATCGCCATCGCCATCATGCACCTGGCAGGGAGACTCACCAAGTTTGACATGCTGGGGGCCGTGCAGTCCAACGCTGACAAACCTGTCAAGAACTGGTGGGACAGGTTTGAAGAGGACGTGTCTCTGGAACTGTTGGAAG ACATCTGTCATCAGGTGCTGGACCTGTACTCCCAGCCCCAGGGCATATCTACACCGTCCCCTCCCCCCTCTCCCGCATCCAGACCTGCCAAGAGACCCAGGATA GAATCCCCTGGTCAGATGGAACCAAAACCTTCCACACAAG CTGCAGCTAACGGAGTGCCTAGTGCCGAAAGAGCTGAATTCTCCGCAGACGACTCTTCGCAAGAAGCAGTGCCCTCCTCATCCACACAGAGCTACCACAGCGCCCCCACCTCCTCTACTTCATCTGTCAAGTCATCCCCTGTGGAACCCCAGTCCACAGCGAACACAGAACTGGTCTCCATGGACATATCAGAGAGTTCCAATCCTCCCATAGAGCAGAACCCAGCCCCTAGCAGCTCTACTCAGCTTCCCACTCTCCAAGCTTCTGCGAGCAGCACATCGGTGCACCAACAAGTCCCTT AGTAAGCCACCACCTCCAACACAAAGTTACACCCAGCCTCCTCCCCCCTCACATCAACCAGGATTCCCCCCTCCCGGGCATCCCCCTCCCAACTATCCTCCCCCGAACGTTCCTCCTCCCAACTACCCACCACCAGTCCCACCACCAGGTCCCCCACCCCACAACACGGCAGCACCTCCTCCAAACTTTCCCCAGGGAGTCCCGCCCGACCCCTCTCTAAGTCAGACCACAGGGACCACGTCTTACTTACCCAAGGGTACGGGAGATGTCAACTTTGGACAGCAGAGCTCCACTGGTAGCTACAGTTCCCAGGGTACTGGAGTGGGGGCTGCTAGCTCCAGTTACGGAGCCGATGGGTCCAGTATGGGTACAGGCGGTGCCACTGGGTACAGTCAGCAGGGAACGGGGTACGGGACCAGCCAGGCCAACTTTGCGCAACAAGGAGCTCCTCCTCGGGGTATGTATGGTGCAAAAGGCGGTGACAACTTTGGCAATGCTCAAAGTGGTCACTATCAACAAGCCGGTGGATATGGTACGTCTGGTGCAGGTGCTTCAGGCTATGGTTCAAGTGGGGGGAACTTTGGCCAACAGGCTGGTGCTTATGGAGCAGGTGCAGGTGGTACTAACTATGGCCAGCCTGCAGGCAACACAGCCTACAACCAGAGTGGAGGTTACCCTGGGTCAGGCACCTACCAGGGGGGACCGGGAAAGGGGGGTGGCTACTCCGGAGGGGGTTATTCTGATGGTAGTAACCAGTTCTCTTCAACACCATACAAACCACCACATACACCCACCACCCCAGGCTACCCCACCCCACCCATGGGGGGCTCGTCCAGTTTCCAACCCAGAGGACCCCACTATGACACCCCGCGGGGCCCTCCCCCCACAGGCCAGAACAACAGCTCTGCCCCATCCGCAGGCCTGCCCAGCATCAGGATAACAGGCAGGGATGGCATGTGGAACAGGAGAGACTCACGAGGGGGCTGGAACAGATAG